From Ramlibacter agri, a single genomic window includes:
- a CDS encoding LysM domain-containing protein translates to MATTFNFPPTSRYSGIELVTLVLADGEQRIYLRRRFLPPSSSFALLRMHLVADGERLDRIAAAEVGDPEAFWRICDANDAMRPDALTEVAGRRLRITLPEGIPGPSLT, encoded by the coding sequence ATGGCCACCACCTTCAACTTTCCGCCGACCAGTCGCTATTCCGGGATCGAGTTGGTCACGCTGGTCCTGGCCGATGGCGAGCAGCGCATCTACCTGCGCCGCCGCTTCCTGCCGCCCTCTTCCAGCTTCGCGCTGCTGCGCATGCACCTGGTCGCCGATGGCGAGCGCCTGGATCGCATCGCCGCCGCGGAAGTGGGCGATCCCGAGGCCTTCTGGCGCATCTGCGACGCCAACGACGCGATGCGTCCCGATGCGCTGACCGAGGTAGCCGGCCGGCGGCTGCGCATCACGCTGCCCGAAGGCATCCCCGGGCCCTCGCTGACCTAA
- a CDS encoding phage baseplate assembly protein V, whose product MSDSSSQDDKYYGIYQATVTLNVDPMLRGRLQVMVPDVHSFIPTTWAEPSVPLAGPSGPPMGVYMVPPPGAGVWIMFEHGDSNKPVWMGCRWGLPSDIPPLALLGNPADPNICFQSLLQHTLMISDMPPSPVTGGIILKSTTGAMIVVNDSGIYISNGKGAMITMIGPSIDFNVGALTIT is encoded by the coding sequence ATGAGCGACAGCAGCAGCCAGGACGACAAGTACTACGGCATCTACCAGGCCACGGTGACGCTCAACGTCGACCCGATGCTGCGCGGCCGCCTGCAGGTGATGGTGCCCGACGTGCACAGCTTCATCCCCACCACCTGGGCCGAACCCAGCGTGCCGCTGGCCGGGCCGAGCGGGCCGCCGATGGGCGTGTACATGGTGCCGCCGCCGGGCGCGGGCGTCTGGATCATGTTCGAGCACGGCGACTCCAACAAGCCGGTGTGGATGGGATGCCGCTGGGGCCTGCCCAGCGACATCCCGCCGCTCGCGCTGCTGGGCAACCCCGCCGACCCCAACATCTGCTTCCAGTCGCTGCTGCAGCACACGCTGATGATCAGCGACATGCCGCCCTCGCCCGTCACCGGCGGCATCATCCTGAAAAGCACGACGGGCGCGATGATCGTCGTCAACGATTCGGGCATCTACATCTCGAACGGCAAGGGCGCGATGATCACGATGATCGGCCCCAGCATCGACTTCAACGTCGGTGCCCTGACCATCACCTGA
- a CDS encoding GPW/gp25 family protein, with product MDIDYPFHFDSRGRTALADRDDHVRDMIEQLVFTNPGERVNRPDFGSGLLQLVFGPNSPELAATVQFTLQAALQRWLGDVIQVTDLEVTADDATLSISLTYLVTETGEERSATFARPV from the coding sequence ATGGACATCGACTACCCCTTCCACTTCGACAGTCGCGGCCGCACCGCGCTGGCCGATCGCGACGACCACGTCCGCGACATGATCGAGCAGCTCGTGTTCACCAACCCGGGCGAGCGCGTCAACCGGCCCGACTTCGGCAGCGGCCTGCTGCAGCTGGTGTTCGGCCCCAACAGCCCGGAGCTGGCGGCCACCGTGCAATTCACGCTGCAGGCGGCGCTGCAACGCTGGCTGGGCGACGTGATCCAGGTCACCGACCTCGAGGTCACGGCGGACGACGCGACGCTGAGCATCTCCCTCACCTACCTGGTCACCGAAACCGGCGAAGAGCGCAGCGCGACCTTCGCCCGGCCGGTCTAG
- a CDS encoding putative baseplate assembly protein, which translates to MDLACLVDPRRDAVRRTPGRNGLDYVEVGDHDAPTLYAWFLGKLPPELQVNQPGLEQYLALAGGDRITGLRILDVDPQVADDPGRDDYLVITLDRTGDFSTYTLSLVGVANIDPRYASADFHFKVCCPAEVDCKGSCACPQPELDEPQANYLAKDYASFRQLLFDRLAVTMPGWTERHVPDLGVTLVEILAYVGDYLSYYQDAVATEAYIGTARQRISMRRHARLVDYRMHEGCNARAWVQLQVSGQLELPSAQTAFITGLNVPDSLRQPMMAIEAVDRLPAGSYEFFEPLPSQPPGTLMLLPAHNSIAFYTWGRRECCLLAGATSATLLDQWIVTGGDGDAEGTLTRALALQVGDVLVFEEVIGAKTGNPDDADPSRRWAVRLTSVEASEDSLYPQVVQEGADSVATPVVEIAWAVDDALPFPLCLSTLGAAPDCAYLVGISVARGNILLVDHGRTLPPEPLPPVPGVTDAGCCDCEGQPRDVSTQAGRYRPTLAQAPLLFAQPLPQPPGAAAQSLTQDPRAAVPALALIDSDGQAWTPQADLLASVADDRDCVAEIDNEGVAHLRFGDGELGRAPTVDSSFSASYRIGGGTAGNVGAEAISVLVLSDFSVSGVTVTVRNPLPAFGGIAPEPIDDARMFAPLAFRQQIERAITAADYAEIAGRNPLLQRAAAQLAWTGSWYEADVALDPLGGAPSSPELLQAVAGQLYRYRRMGHDLHILPGVRVPLTLSLDVCALPGYERGHVKAALLARFGTGLLPGGQRAFFHPDALSFGESVFLSQVIAAAQAVPGVQCVQVTAFHRCFEPARHEIDDGVLPLAANEIAQLENDPDHPERGQLSIRVAGGR; encoded by the coding sequence ATGGACCTTGCCTGCCTGGTCGACCCCCGCCGCGACGCGGTGCGCCGCACGCCGGGACGCAACGGCCTCGACTACGTCGAAGTCGGCGACCACGATGCGCCGACGCTGTACGCCTGGTTCCTCGGCAAGCTGCCGCCCGAACTGCAGGTGAACCAGCCGGGCCTGGAGCAATACCTGGCGCTGGCCGGCGGCGATCGCATCACCGGGCTGCGCATCCTGGACGTCGACCCGCAGGTGGCCGACGATCCCGGGCGCGACGACTACCTCGTCATCACGCTGGACCGCACGGGCGATTTCTCCACCTACACGCTCAGCCTGGTCGGGGTGGCGAACATCGACCCGCGCTACGCCAGCGCGGACTTCCATTTCAAGGTCTGCTGTCCGGCGGAGGTCGACTGCAAGGGCTCCTGCGCCTGTCCGCAGCCGGAGCTGGACGAGCCCCAGGCCAACTACCTCGCCAAGGACTACGCGAGCTTCCGCCAGCTGCTGTTCGACCGGCTCGCCGTGACGATGCCAGGCTGGACCGAGCGCCACGTGCCCGATCTCGGCGTGACCTTGGTGGAGATCCTGGCCTATGTTGGCGACTACCTCAGCTACTACCAGGACGCCGTCGCCACCGAGGCCTACATCGGCACGGCGCGCCAGAGGATCTCGATGCGCCGGCACGCGCGGCTGGTGGACTACCGCATGCACGAAGGCTGCAATGCGCGGGCCTGGGTGCAACTGCAGGTCTCGGGCCAGCTCGAACTGCCCTCGGCGCAGACGGCCTTCATCACCGGCCTCAACGTGCCGGACTCGCTGCGGCAACCGATGATGGCGATCGAGGCGGTCGACCGCCTGCCTGCTGGCAGCTACGAGTTCTTCGAGCCCCTGCCTTCGCAGCCGCCAGGCACGCTGATGCTGCTGCCGGCCCACAACAGCATCGCCTTCTACACCTGGGGCCGGCGCGAATGCTGCCTGCTGGCTGGCGCGACCAGCGCGACGCTGCTCGATCAATGGATCGTCACAGGTGGCGACGGCGATGCCGAGGGGACGCTCACGCGCGCCCTCGCGCTGCAGGTGGGCGACGTGCTGGTGTTCGAAGAAGTGATCGGCGCGAAGACCGGCAACCCGGACGATGCCGACCCGTCGCGCCGCTGGGCCGTCCGGCTCACCAGCGTCGAAGCCTCGGAGGATTCGCTGTACCCGCAGGTGGTGCAGGAAGGCGCGGATTCCGTGGCCACGCCTGTCGTCGAGATCGCCTGGGCGGTGGACGACGCCCTGCCTTTCCCCCTGTGCCTGTCGACACTGGGCGCCGCGCCGGACTGTGCTTACCTGGTCGGCATCTCGGTGGCGCGCGGCAACATCCTGCTGGTCGACCACGGTCGCACGCTCCCGCCCGAGCCACTGCCGCCGGTGCCCGGCGTCACCGACGCAGGCTGCTGCGACTGCGAAGGCCAGCCGCGCGACGTCAGCACGCAGGCGGGGCGCTATCGCCCGACGCTGGCGCAAGCGCCGCTGCTGTTCGCGCAGCCGCTGCCGCAGCCACCCGGCGCCGCGGCACAGAGTCTCACGCAGGACCCGCGCGCGGCGGTGCCGGCGCTCGCCCTCATCGACAGCGATGGCCAGGCCTGGACGCCGCAGGCCGACCTGCTCGCCAGCGTTGCCGATGACCGCGACTGCGTGGCCGAGATCGACAACGAGGGCGTGGCCCACCTGCGCTTCGGCGACGGCGAGCTCGGGCGCGCGCCGACAGTAGACAGCAGCTTCAGCGCCAGCTACCGCATCGGCGGCGGCACCGCCGGCAACGTGGGCGCGGAGGCGATCTCGGTGCTGGTGCTCAGCGACTTCAGTGTCAGCGGCGTCACGGTGACCGTGCGCAACCCCTTGCCCGCCTTCGGAGGTATCGCGCCCGAACCCATAGACGATGCCCGGATGTTCGCGCCGCTCGCCTTCCGCCAGCAGATCGAGCGCGCGATCACGGCCGCCGACTATGCCGAGATCGCCGGCCGCAACCCGCTGCTGCAGCGGGCCGCGGCGCAGCTCGCGTGGACCGGCAGCTGGTACGAGGCCGATGTCGCGCTCGATCCCCTGGGCGGCGCGCCGTCCAGCCCCGAGCTGCTGCAGGCCGTCGCCGGGCAGCTGTATCGCTATCGCCGCATGGGGCACGACCTGCACATCCTGCCCGGGGTCCGGGTGCCCTTGACGCTCTCGCTGGACGTCTGCGCCCTGCCCGGCTACGAGCGTGGCCATGTCAAGGCGGCGCTGCTGGCACGCTTCGGCACCGGCCTGCTGCCGGGCGGCCAGCGCGCCTTCTTCCATCCCGACGCCCTGAGCTTCGGCGAGTCGGTGTTCCTGAGCCAGGTCATCGCCGCCGCGCAGGCCGTCCCCGGCGTGCAGTGCGTGCAGGTGACCGCATTCCACCGCTGCTTCGAGCCGGCCCGGCACGAGATCGACGACGGCGTGCTGCCGCTGGCCGCCAACGAGATCGCGCAGCTCGAGAACGACCCCGACCATCCGGAGCGCGGACAGCTGTCCATCCGCGTCGCCGGGGGCCGCTAG
- a CDS encoding putative baseplate assembly protein, whose translation MKPACGCLTQPCGCCEGVQARTPADECNRPGLPALRYRVGTHAEFMQSMQARLSTMVVQGVGSDGQTLADFRPLQGLTTRDPADPSIALLDAWATVGDVLGFYQERIANENYLRTATERRSVLELSRLVGYTPRPGVAASVFLAYTIDDKQVAPVTLPVGTAAQSVPNPGEQPQTFETFEPLLAASEWNNLQVRMSQPPNITLQNALAIVTLQVAGTATNLRPGDKLLLLFSADGSPAVLRSVASIDTQVADQRTQVTLRPVPPGVVACVPALMKAVQALALVVDANSPGSERRSFARAKEILDAAWLAMPTLPLPVTWPQEIEWAADGTLSAAVQAIIATLLADIVAALTALGQSVNLPVTNPAEFVQKLLQPPVPQVRNSVALPRSLQQAFSPTGAPLILGGEGLGAAAKVLRPYADVSTQLLVSFVPHLASSYYTAWSGARLNPAQAPLKAVHVLRARASLFGATAARLPTYTPAGILNPQNAWTDWTMDSDETSQNAFLDQANEAIVEGSYAVAEVSGARLVLRVATASTTPRSAYGLSGQSTELGFVLPAEGAWRNAGTNTFLTGLRKTKLYVQSEPLTLLEDPLTAPIASQQITLDRLYKELVSGRWVILSGERADIAGVDGVTVSELQMISGLSHGVDPTLPGDTIHTTLVLATPPAHQYKRDTLKIYGNVVKATQGATRKETMGSGNGAQALQSFALKQPPLTFVAAPTAAGAASTLHVYVDGIEWHESDSLAALGPKSRGFVTLTDDDAGTTVVFGNGAHGARLATGVENVQAVYRSGIGAGGNVDAGQITVLQSRPLGVKEVLNPLRAAGGADKESRDLARENAPLSVMPLDRLVSVQDYEDFTRRFAGIAKALAQRTSDGRHELVYLTIAGTGDVPIDASSDLYQNLLKALREQGDADLPLRVDLRERQALVLSARIKLLPDYVWDDVVATARAALLDAFGFDRRRLGQWALLSEVIAAIQGVRGVAWVDVDSFGAVPERVWTTSTDADGTVHRTRELLTQDDILATIADIIAQAQPQNLVDRMPPSVAAFAGGLDQGALRPAEIVAFTPEVPDTLILNQVP comes from the coding sequence ATGAAACCAGCCTGCGGATGCCTGACCCAACCCTGCGGCTGCTGCGAAGGCGTGCAGGCGAGGACGCCGGCCGACGAATGCAATCGCCCGGGGCTGCCGGCGCTGCGCTATCGCGTCGGCACGCATGCGGAGTTCATGCAGTCCATGCAGGCACGGCTATCGACGATGGTCGTGCAAGGCGTGGGCAGCGACGGCCAGACGCTGGCGGACTTCCGCCCCTTGCAAGGCCTCACCACCCGCGACCCTGCCGACCCGTCGATCGCGCTGCTGGATGCCTGGGCCACCGTCGGCGACGTGCTGGGCTTCTACCAGGAACGCATCGCCAACGAGAATTACCTGCGCACCGCCACCGAGCGGCGTTCGGTGCTGGAGCTGTCGCGGCTGGTGGGCTACACGCCGCGGCCCGGCGTGGCGGCCTCGGTGTTCCTCGCCTACACCATCGACGACAAGCAGGTCGCGCCGGTCACCTTGCCGGTCGGCACGGCGGCGCAAAGCGTGCCCAACCCCGGCGAGCAACCGCAGACCTTCGAGACCTTCGAGCCGCTGCTGGCCGCCTCCGAGTGGAACAACCTGCAGGTGCGCATGTCGCAGCCGCCGAACATCACGCTGCAGAACGCGCTGGCCATAGTCACCTTGCAGGTCGCGGGGACCGCGACCAACCTGCGGCCCGGCGACAAGCTGCTGCTCCTGTTCAGCGCCGACGGTTCGCCCGCCGTGCTGCGCAGCGTCGCTTCCATCGACACGCAGGTCGCCGACCAGCGCACGCAGGTGACCTTGCGTCCCGTTCCTCCCGGGGTCGTGGCCTGCGTGCCGGCGCTGATGAAGGCGGTGCAGGCGCTGGCGCTGGTCGTCGACGCGAACAGCCCCGGTTCCGAGCGCCGCTCGTTCGCGCGCGCCAAGGAGATTCTGGACGCCGCCTGGCTGGCGATGCCGACCTTGCCGCTGCCGGTCACCTGGCCGCAGGAGATCGAGTGGGCGGCCGACGGCACGCTGTCGGCCGCGGTGCAGGCCATCATCGCCACCTTGCTGGCCGACATCGTCGCGGCGCTGACGGCGCTCGGGCAGTCCGTCAACCTGCCGGTCACGAACCCGGCGGAGTTCGTCCAGAAGCTGCTGCAGCCGCCCGTTCCGCAGGTGCGCAACAGCGTCGCGCTGCCGCGCAGCCTGCAGCAGGCCTTCTCGCCCACAGGCGCGCCGCTGATCCTCGGCGGCGAGGGCCTGGGCGCGGCGGCAAAGGTACTGCGGCCCTATGCCGACGTCAGCACGCAGTTGCTGGTGAGCTTTGTCCCGCACCTGGCGTCCAGCTACTACACCGCCTGGTCGGGAGCGCGGCTCAATCCGGCGCAGGCCCCGCTGAAGGCGGTGCACGTGCTGCGCGCGCGCGCTTCGCTGTTCGGCGCGACGGCCGCCAGGCTGCCGACCTACACCCCCGCCGGCATCCTGAACCCGCAGAACGCCTGGACCGACTGGACGATGGACAGCGACGAGACCAGCCAGAACGCCTTCCTCGACCAGGCCAACGAAGCCATCGTCGAAGGCAGCTATGCGGTCGCGGAAGTTTCGGGCGCACGGCTCGTGCTGCGCGTGGCCACGGCCAGCACTACGCCGCGCTCGGCCTATGGCCTCAGCGGCCAGTCCACCGAGCTCGGCTTCGTGCTGCCCGCCGAGGGCGCCTGGCGCAATGCCGGCACGAATACGTTCCTCACGGGCCTGCGCAAGACCAAGCTCTATGTGCAGAGCGAGCCGCTCACGCTGCTCGAGGATCCGCTGACGGCGCCGATCGCGTCGCAGCAGATCACGCTCGACCGCCTGTACAAGGAGCTCGTCTCGGGCCGCTGGGTCATCCTGTCCGGCGAGCGCGCCGACATAGCTGGGGTCGATGGTGTGACGGTGTCCGAGCTGCAGATGATCTCGGGCCTCAGCCACGGCGTCGATCCCACCTTGCCCGGCGACACCATCCACACGACGCTGGTGCTCGCGACGCCGCCGGCGCACCAGTACAAGCGCGACACCTTGAAGATCTACGGCAACGTCGTCAAGGCCACGCAGGGCGCCACGCGCAAGGAGACGATGGGCAGCGGCAATGGCGCGCAGGCGCTGCAGTCTTTTGCGCTCAAGCAGCCGCCACTGACCTTCGTCGCCGCGCCCACGGCCGCCGGCGCGGCAAGCACGCTGCATGTGTATGTCGACGGCATCGAGTGGCACGAGTCGGACTCGCTCGCGGCGCTGGGCCCCAAGAGCCGCGGCTTTGTCACGCTGACCGACGACGACGCCGGCACGACGGTGGTGTTCGGCAACGGCGCGCACGGCGCCCGGCTTGCCACCGGCGTGGAGAACGTGCAGGCGGTGTACCGCAGCGGCATCGGCGCCGGCGGCAACGTCGATGCCGGCCAGATCACCGTGCTGCAGTCGCGGCCGCTCGGCGTGAAGGAAGTGCTCAACCCGCTGCGCGCTGCGGGCGGGGCCGACAAGGAAAGCCGCGACCTCGCGCGCGAGAACGCGCCGCTGTCGGTGATGCCGCTGGACCGGCTGGTCTCGGTGCAGGACTACGAGGACTTCACCCGCCGCTTCGCCGGCATAGCGAAAGCCCTGGCGCAGCGCACCAGCGACGGCCGGCACGAGCTCGTGTACCTGACGATCGCCGGCACCGGCGACGTGCCCATCGACGCCAGCTCCGACCTGTACCAGAACCTGCTGAAAGCCTTGCGCGAGCAGGGCGACGCCGACCTGCCGCTGCGGGTGGACCTGCGCGAGCGCCAGGCGCTGGTGCTGAGCGCGCGCATCAAACTGCTGCCGGACTACGTCTGGGACGACGTCGTGGCTACGGCGCGCGCTGCCCTGCTCGACGCCTTCGGCTTCGACCGCCGCAGGCTGGGCCAGTGGGCCCTGCTCAGCGAGGTGATCGCCGCGATCCAGGGCGTGCGCGGCGTCGCCTGGGTGGACGTCGACAGCTTCGGCGCCGTACCCGAGCGCGTGTGGACGACCAGCACCGATGCCGACGGCACGGTGCACCGCACCCGCGAGCTGCTGACGCAGGACGACATCCTCGCCACCATCGCCGACATCATCGCGCAGGCGCAGCCGCAGAACCTCGTCGACCGGATGCCACCCAGCGTGGCCGCGTTTGCCGGCGGGCTGGACCAGGGCGCGCTGCGGCCCGCGGAGATCGTCGCCTTCACGCCCGAAGTCCCCGACACCCTCATCCTGAACCAGGTGCCATGA
- a CDS encoding DUF6519 domain-containing protein: protein MKGDFSRIGFDPSKHFSQVLLQQGRVTLDADPNEQGAILLHVIRTLARDLIGPCGGPADNLGFQLALDTTDASHPHLTIGAGRYYVDGILVENDSDCDYAAQPDFTAADDDPLLQRLASQSGEDFWLYLDVWERHVSAIEDDSIREPALGGPDTCSRAQVVWQVRALARDTLLKTLGDERDAAQQKLQDPNLTDDERAVLQARLDQLQQDLNGLSQANGQSGNDCTAGLDALTGLSDAHMVARLDPGQQIKDPCSIAPDALYRGAENQLYRVEIHRGSAAGVSPTFKWSRDNGSVATRWLGTEGNDLLVASSRGFTAGTWVELAADSNDFSGEPGLLVKLVKVDGDRLSVDPASIPADGSIALTASMTHAKVRRWDQAETDDITLDQGAVPLLEASDTQPNWITLEDGIQVQFTAGGSYRSGDYWLIPARVATGSIEWPHTVASSGDVEWQSEPPAGTQHHYAPLGFVGGNSDNRLSVSSSCLCQLRSINSCALANRDVVRPKQAPKPRVRPKSGATKRK, encoded by the coding sequence ATGAAGGGCGACTTCTCACGCATCGGCTTCGATCCGAGCAAGCACTTCAGCCAGGTGCTGCTGCAGCAGGGCCGTGTCACGCTGGACGCCGATCCGAACGAACAGGGCGCGATCCTGCTGCACGTGATCCGCACGCTGGCGCGCGACCTCATCGGCCCCTGCGGCGGGCCGGCCGACAACCTGGGCTTCCAGCTGGCGCTGGACACCACCGACGCCAGCCATCCGCACCTGACGATAGGCGCCGGCCGCTACTACGTCGACGGCATCCTGGTGGAGAACGACAGCGACTGCGACTACGCCGCGCAGCCGGACTTCACCGCGGCCGACGACGACCCGCTGCTGCAGCGGCTGGCCTCGCAAAGCGGCGAGGATTTCTGGCTTTACCTCGACGTCTGGGAACGCCACGTGAGCGCGATCGAGGACGACAGCATCCGCGAGCCGGCGCTGGGCGGGCCGGACACCTGCTCGCGCGCGCAGGTCGTCTGGCAGGTGCGCGCGCTCGCCCGCGACACGCTCCTCAAGACCTTGGGCGACGAGCGCGACGCGGCGCAGCAGAAGCTGCAGGATCCCAACCTCACCGACGACGAACGGGCCGTGCTGCAGGCACGCCTCGACCAGTTGCAGCAGGACCTGAACGGACTCTCGCAAGCCAATGGCCAGAGCGGCAACGATTGCACCGCCGGACTCGATGCACTCACGGGCCTCAGCGATGCCCACATGGTCGCCCGGCTCGACCCGGGCCAGCAGATCAAGGACCCGTGCTCGATCGCGCCCGACGCCCTGTACCGCGGCGCCGAGAACCAGCTCTATCGGGTCGAAATCCATCGCGGCAGCGCCGCCGGCGTTTCACCCACCTTCAAGTGGTCGCGCGACAACGGCAGCGTCGCCACCCGCTGGCTGGGCACCGAGGGCAACGACCTGCTCGTCGCCAGCAGCCGGGGCTTCACCGCCGGCACCTGGGTCGAGCTGGCGGCCGATTCGAACGACTTCTCCGGCGAGCCGGGGCTGCTGGTGAAGCTGGTCAAGGTGGATGGCGACCGGCTCAGCGTCGACCCGGCGAGCATCCCGGCGGACGGGTCGATCGCGCTGACCGCCTCGATGACGCATGCCAAGGTGCGCCGCTGGGACCAGGCGGAAACCGACGACATCACGCTGGACCAAGGCGCGGTGCCGCTGCTGGAGGCGAGCGACACCCAGCCGAACTGGATCACGCTGGAAGACGGCATCCAGGTGCAGTTCACGGCCGGAGGCAGCTACCGCAGCGGCGACTACTGGCTGATCCCGGCGCGGGTGGCCACCGGCAGCATCGAGTGGCCGCACACCGTGGCGAGCAGCGGCGACGTCGAATGGCAATCGGAGCCGCCGGCCGGCACCCAGCACCATTACGCGCCGCTGGGCTTCGTCGGCGGCAATTCCGACAACCGCCTGAGCGTGTCGTCCTCCTGCCTGTGCCAGCTGCGCTCGATCAACTCCTGCGCCCTGGCGAACCGGGACGTGGTGCGGCCGAAGCAGGCCCCCAAGCCGCGCGTGCGCCCGAAGAGCGGCGCCACGAAGCGGAAATAG
- a CDS encoding LysR family transcriptional regulator, producing MRPSERSFARRIDLTSLQLFVAVCELGSIGRAAEREFIAASAVSKRLSDLEATLETPLLYRHTRGVKLTPAGESLLHHARSVLFSLEKMQAELSEYADGVKGHVRIHANISAIVQFLPEDLGSFSQAHPQVKIDLEEHLSTEVVRAVQEGAADLGICNVTSGNNGHELQTLPYRQDELVLIVPRQHVLARKKAVAFEDTLDFDHVGLHSNSSIYLAMREAAAAAGRTIRLRIHVTGLDAMGRMIQNGLGVGVMPRRAFTLMNGAGELECVALTDDWARRDIRLVARDFSTLPLTARLLVDHLRARAQEQQPLAA from the coding sequence ATGCGCCCCTCCGAACGCTCCTTCGCCCGCCGGATCGACCTGACCTCGCTGCAGCTTTTCGTCGCTGTCTGCGAGCTCGGCTCCATCGGCCGCGCCGCCGAACGCGAATTCATCGCCGCCTCGGCGGTGAGCAAGCGCCTGTCGGACCTGGAAGCGACGCTGGAAACGCCCCTGCTCTATCGCCACACGCGCGGCGTCAAGCTCACGCCGGCCGGCGAAAGCCTGCTGCACCACGCCCGCTCGGTGCTGTTCAGCCTGGAGAAGATGCAGGCGGAGCTCTCCGAGTACGCCGACGGCGTCAAGGGGCACGTGCGCATCCACGCCAACATCTCGGCGATCGTGCAGTTCCTGCCGGAGGACCTGGGCTCGTTCAGCCAGGCGCACCCGCAGGTCAAGATCGACCTCGAGGAGCACCTCAGCACCGAGGTGGTCCGCGCCGTGCAGGAAGGCGCGGCCGACCTGGGCATCTGTAACGTCACGAGCGGCAACAACGGCCACGAACTGCAGACCTTGCCCTACCGGCAGGACGAACTGGTGCTGATCGTGCCGCGCCAGCATGTGCTGGCAAGGAAGAAGGCGGTCGCCTTCGAGGACACGCTGGACTTCGACCACGTGGGCCTGCACTCCAACAGCTCGATCTACCTCGCGATGCGCGAGGCCGCCGCGGCCGCCGGCCGCACGATCCGCCTGCGCATCCACGTCACCGGCCTCGACGCCATGGGCCGGATGATCCAGAACGGCCTCGGCGTCGGCGTGATGCCGCGCCGCGCCTTCACCCTCATGAACGGGGCGGGCGAGCTCGAATGCGTCGCCCTCACCGACGACTGGGCCCGGCGCGACATCCGCCTCGTGGCCCGCGATTTCTCCACCCTGCCGCTCACGGCGCGCCTGCTGGTCGACCACCTGCGGGCCCGCGCGCAGGAGCAGCAGCCTCTCGCCGCATAG